A DNA window from Novosphingobium sp. RL4 contains the following coding sequences:
- a CDS encoding DUF983 domain-containing protein — MSDNNMEPGDKARRIFRCGLKGLCPRCEKGAMFRKWLKLNDTCPACGLDYGFAAPDDGPAFFSLCIVAFPLTFFAVWLQVKFDPPFWVHLLTSFPLVGLGCVLPLQYIKGWLVASQYVNKAQEAGTEALWADLNARAPRNGD; from the coding sequence ATGTCAGACAACAATATGGAGCCCGGCGACAAGGCCCGCCGTATTTTCAGGTGCGGCCTGAAAGGACTTTGCCCCCGTTGCGAAAAAGGCGCCATGTTCCGCAAGTGGCTCAAGCTGAACGATACCTGCCCGGCCTGCGGGCTCGATTACGGCTTCGCCGCCCCTGACGACGGCCCCGCCTTCTTCTCGCTCTGCATCGTCGCCTTCCCGCTCACGTTCTTCGCCGTATGGCTGCAGGTGAAGTTCGACCCGCCGTTCTGGGTCCATCTGCTCACTTCGTTCCCGCTGGTCGGGCTGGGCTGCGTGTTGCCGCTGCAGTATATCAAGGGCTGGCTCGTGGCCTCGCAATACGTGAACAAGGCGCAGGAAGCGGGCACGGAGGCACTCTGGGCCGATCTCAATGCCCGCGCCCCGCGCAACGGCGATTGA
- a CDS encoding c-type cytochrome, which translates to MKAWISARAAFAGMALLIGLAGCRDDRHDERLRKAGQDPTLQELMKVADVESGARKFRQCAACHSIIEGASDRGGPNLFGVFGQPPGTNRSRYGYTAALIGIGGRWDEKALDAWIAAPASVVPGTTMQFPGVKDPLDRADLIAYLRTQARDPR; encoded by the coding sequence GTGAAAGCATGGATATCGGCCCGCGCGGCCTTTGCCGGAATGGCTCTCCTGATCGGACTCGCCGGATGCCGCGATGACCGTCATGACGAGCGCCTGCGGAAAGCGGGGCAAGACCCGACCCTGCAAGAGCTTATGAAAGTTGCCGACGTGGAAAGCGGCGCCCGGAAATTCCGGCAGTGCGCCGCCTGCCACAGCATCATCGAAGGCGCGAGCGATCGCGGCGGACCGAACCTGTTCGGCGTGTTCGGCCAGCCCCCCGGCACCAACAGGTCGCGCTACGGCTACACTGCGGCTCTGATCGGCATCGGCGGCAGATGGGACGAAAAGGCGCTCGACGCATGGATCGCCGCCCCCGCCTCGGTCGTGCCGGGCACGACCATGCAGTTCCCCGGCGTGAAGGACCCGTTGGACCGAGCCGACCTGATCGCCTACCTGCGCACGCAGGCAAGAGACCCCCGATAA
- the hspQ gene encoding heat shock protein HspQ, with translation MNRAHFFSPTAGRIIDAPRQTRARFAIGDVVRHRNHDFRGVIFDIDPVFAHSEEWYESIPVDVRPKRDQPYYHLLAENEESSYVAYVSQQNLLADAEGGPVDHPSLSQMFDDFGNGRYRLRRGLAH, from the coding sequence ATGAACAGGGCGCACTTTTTTTCACCCACGGCCGGACGCATCATCGATGCGCCTCGCCAGACCCGTGCGCGATTCGCTATCGGCGATGTGGTCCGCCACCGGAATCATGACTTCCGGGGCGTCATCTTCGATATCGATCCGGTGTTCGCCCATAGTGAGGAATGGTACGAATCCATTCCCGTGGACGTGCGCCCCAAACGCGACCAGCCCTATTACCACCTCCTCGCCGAAAACGAGGAATCCAGCTACGTTGCCTATGTCAGCCAGCAGAACCTGCTCGCCGATGCCGAGGGCGGGCCGGTAGACCACCCCTCTTTGTCGCAGATGTTCGATGATTTCGGCAACGGGCGCTATCGGTTGCGGCGCGGTCTCGCGCACTGA
- a CDS encoding putative bifunctional diguanylate cyclase/phosphodiesterase codes for MFAPIHTRKVRKSEAARFAPHIVVAALFIVMLIVGFLIWSGREIDRIASERDRSIVSLVLAQSIERVGHAQESSTVWDDALREARRRPIDQDWMDLNLGIWFDQYAGFNEVYVLSPESVPIYAMRGGKRKVPETYIAIEDVADPLVMRLRRTRGSGKVGVGGVPMISPGASDLAILRGRPAIVSAKPILSDSGSIVQKPGSEPVHIGVVYLDNDFFARLGSNYGLAQARYEISPSRAWGEASVPLRSRDGDVIGYFVWHPFAPGSEVTRSVGPVVLLVLLLSAVVIYLLAGRLASRTLDLEESRSEARHQALHDALTGLANRAMFEGRLDAALSRCRREGGLVGLLYIDLDRFKQVNDSLGHPAGDALIRQVARRLTSEVRGYDMVARLGGDEFAVLVVEPESREAIGQICERIVAEIERPFDVAGAQAFIGASIGVAVAPDHGTDRTELTRRADIALYKAKMEGRSRFTFFEASMDEVVRLRETTNRELRQALLDCDEQLKVFYQPVYSTVSGRMVAVEALLRWNHPVNGLVNPAGFIQQAEESGLIEVLGGWVLRKAVDDAMAWPDLRISVNVSPVQMRSRAFVDNVRAVLNETGLDPRRLELELTETALMSASEEVSASLKALRRIGVACALDDFGTGYSSLSHIRDIAVDRIKIDRSFVHAVNTGPGAALVEAIVNVARANGLNLTAEGVETEAQLSHLRSLGCHEVQGYLLSRPVPYGEITRLLEGGAHSFSETGTESS; via the coding sequence GTGTTCGCTCCGATCCACACGCGCAAGGTTCGCAAGTCGGAAGCGGCCAGATTTGCGCCGCATATCGTCGTGGCCGCGCTCTTCATCGTCATGCTGATCGTCGGCTTCCTCATCTGGTCCGGGCGCGAGATCGACCGCATCGCAAGCGAGCGAGACCGTTCCATCGTGTCGCTCGTCCTCGCCCAGAGCATCGAGCGGGTCGGCCATGCGCAGGAATCGTCGACCGTGTGGGACGATGCCTTGCGTGAAGCGCGCAGGCGCCCGATCGATCAGGACTGGATGGATCTCAACCTCGGCATCTGGTTCGATCAATATGCCGGGTTCAACGAGGTCTATGTCCTTTCCCCCGAGAGCGTGCCGATCTACGCCATGCGCGGCGGCAAGCGGAAGGTGCCGGAAACCTACATCGCCATCGAAGACGTGGCCGACCCGCTGGTGATGCGGCTGCGCCGCACGCGGGGTAGCGGAAAAGTGGGTGTCGGCGGCGTTCCCATGATCTCGCCCGGCGCCTCGGACCTTGCGATCCTGCGCGGCCGTCCGGCGATCGTCAGCGCGAAGCCGATCCTTTCGGACAGCGGCTCGATCGTCCAGAAGCCGGGAAGCGAGCCGGTGCATATCGGTGTCGTCTATCTCGACAACGACTTCTTCGCCCGCCTCGGCAGCAACTACGGCCTCGCACAGGCGCGCTACGAGATATCGCCGAGCAGGGCCTGGGGCGAAGCCTCGGTGCCGCTCCGCTCGCGCGACGGCGATGTCATCGGCTACTTCGTATGGCATCCCTTCGCGCCGGGGAGCGAGGTGACCCGGTCGGTCGGGCCGGTCGTGCTGCTGGTCCTCCTGCTTTCGGCCGTGGTGATCTACCTCCTGGCCGGCCGGCTCGCCAGCCGGACGCTCGATCTAGAGGAAAGCCGGAGCGAGGCGCGCCACCAGGCGCTGCACGACGCCCTGACCGGACTGGCCAATCGCGCCATGTTCGAAGGGCGGCTGGACGCTGCCCTGTCCCGCTGCCGCCGGGAGGGCGGCCTTGTCGGGCTGCTCTACATCGACCTCGACCGCTTCAAGCAGGTGAACGACAGTCTGGGCCATCCCGCCGGCGATGCGCTGATCCGTCAGGTCGCCCGGCGGCTGACCTCGGAAGTGCGCGGCTACGACATGGTCGCGCGCCTTGGAGGAGACGAGTTCGCCGTGCTCGTCGTCGAGCCGGAATCCCGCGAGGCGATCGGGCAGATCTGCGAACGCATCGTAGCCGAGATCGAGCGTCCGTTCGACGTGGCCGGCGCGCAGGCGTTCATCGGCGCCAGCATCGGCGTTGCCGTCGCGCCGGACCACGGCACCGACCGCACCGAGCTGACGCGGCGTGCGGACATCGCTCTCTACAAGGCGAAGATGGAAGGGCGGAGCCGCTTCACCTTCTTCGAGGCGAGCATGGACGAAGTGGTGCGGCTGCGGGAGACGACCAATCGCGAGCTGCGCCAGGCGCTTCTGGATTGCGACGAGCAGCTCAAGGTCTTCTACCAGCCGGTCTACTCGACGGTCAGTGGCCGGATGGTCGCGGTGGAAGCGCTGCTGCGCTGGAACCATCCGGTGAACGGTCTCGTCAACCCTGCCGGCTTCATCCAGCAGGCCGAAGAGTCCGGCCTCATCGAGGTGCTTGGCGGCTGGGTGCTGCGCAAGGCGGTGGACGATGCCATGGCCTGGCCCGACCTGCGGATATCGGTGAACGTCTCGCCGGTGCAGATGCGCAGCAGGGCCTTCGTGGACAATGTGCGGGCGGTCCTGAACGAGACCGGCCTCGATCCGCGCCGTCTGGAACTGGAGCTGACGGAAACCGCGCTGATGTCTGCTTCGGAAGAGGTCTCCGCGTCTCTCAAGGCGCTGCGCCGGATCGGGGTGGCCTGTGCGCTCGACGATTTCGGAACGGGCTATTCCTCGCTCAGCCACATCCGCGACATTGCGGTGGATCGCATCAAGATAGACCGTTCCTTCGTCCATGCGGTGAACACCGGACCGGGCGCGGCCCTGGTGGAGGCGATCGTCAACGTTGCCCGCGCCAATGGCCTGAACCTGACTGCCGAAGGCGTGGAGACCGAGGCCCAGCTCTCGCACCTGCGGTCACTGGGATGCCACGAAGTACAGGGCTACCTGCTTTCACGCCCGGTTCCGTACGGCGAGATCACGCGCCTGCTGGAAGGCGGCGCGCATTCCTTTTCAGAAACAGGTACCGAATCGTCCTGA